A genomic window from Salvia hispanica cultivar TCC Black 2014 chromosome 5, UniMelb_Shisp_WGS_1.0, whole genome shotgun sequence includes:
- the LOC125188887 gene encoding ARM REPEAT PROTEIN INTERACTING WITH ABF2-like isoform X2, with the protein MEKQRHNSGKYHREQSSSRRSLKRKLNEERCEDRGCVGGESPVASQQDLMRDIQAQVEILDSVFSASERDRASAKHAIHVLSELAKNEDMVNLIVDYAAVPVLVKHLQAPPPLLMDGEGGSRSYEYEVEKGSAFTLGLLAIKPEHQQLIVDAGALPHLVDLLKRHSDVPNSRVVSGVIRRAADAITNLAHENSSIKIRVRVEGGIPPIVELLKFADSKVQKAAAGALRTLAFKNDENKNQIVECNALPTLILMLRSEDTATHYEAVGVIGNLVHSSPNIKKEVLVAGALQPVIGLLRSCCSESQREAALLLGQFAATDSDCKVHIVQRGSVPPLIEMLHSPDTQLMEMSAFAIGRLAQDPHNQAGIAHSGGITPLLKLLESKNGSLQHNAAFALYGLAENEDNVADLIRVGGVQKLQDGEFIFQPTRDCVAKTLKRVEEKINGRVLSHLSYLMRMGERNVQRRVALALAHLCSPDDQQTIFIDNNDDLDYNFLFPPHSPRISTGLALLLELLESTDAKHQRDSSMALCRLANKASSLSSIDAAPPSPIPQVYLGEQYVNNPTLSDVTFLVEGRRFYAHRICLLASSDAFRAMFDGGYRERDAKDIEIPNIRWDVFELMMRYIYTGSVDVNLEIAQDLLRAADQYLLEGLKRLCEYAMVQDISVENVSLMFELSEAFNASNLRDACILYILDKYKKLCVMPWYSQMVHRILPETRSYFVRVLYHRPNHAELRR; encoded by the exons ATGGAGAAACAGAGGCACAACTCCGGGAAATACCACCGCGAGCAATCGTCCTCGCGCCGGAGCTTGAAGAGAAAACTCAACGAGGAGCGCTGCGAAGATCGTGGATGTGTCGGCGGCGAATCACCCGTAGCTTCGCAACAAGATCTCATGCGCGATATACAGGCGCAAGTTGAGATCCTCGATTCCGTTTTCTCAGCCTCCGAGCGTGATCGCGCGTCTGCCAAACACGCCATCCACGTCTTGTCAGAGCTCGCGAAGAACG AGGATATGGTGAATTTAATAGTTGACTATGCGGCGGTTCCTGTACTGGTAAAGCATCTTCAGGCTCCACCTCCGCTGTTGATGGACGGGGAAGGTGGTTCTAGGTCATATGAGTATGAAGTGGAGAAAGGAAGTGCTTTCACTCTGGGACTTCTAGCCATTAAA CCAGAGCATCAACAACTAATTGTTGATGCGGGAGCCCTACCCCATCTCGTGGATCTCTTGAAGAGGCATAGTGATGTTCCAAACTCTCGGGTGGTAAGTGGTGTCATCCGGAGAGCGGCTGATGCAATCACTAACCTTGCTCACGAGAATAGCagcattaaaatccgtgttaG GGTTGAGGGTGGCATCCCTCCTATTGTCGAATTGCTTAAGTTTGCTGACTCAAAGGTGCAGAAAGCAGCCGCAGGAGCCCTTCGTACTCTTGCCTTTAAGAATGATGAGAACAAGAATCAG ATTGTGGAATGCAATGCTCTACCTACACTTATTCTAATGCTGCGGTCTGAGGACACTGCTACACACTACGAAGCG GTTGGCGTAATTGGCAACCTGGTCCACTCTTCCCCAAATATTAAGAAGGAAGTTTTGGTTGCTGGAGCCTTGCAGCCTGTCATTGGTTTACTTCG CTCCTGCTGTTCAGAGAGTCAAAGAGAAGCTGCTCTCCTTCTTGGGCAATTTGCGGCAACAGATTCAGACTGTAAG GTCCACATTGTTCAGAGAGGTTCTGTCCCTCCACTCATAGAAATGCTCCACTCCCCAGATACTCAATTGATGGAAATGTCAGCATTTGCCATAGGGAGGTTAGCTCAG GATCCTCATAATCAAGCTGGTATTGCCCACAGTGGTGGAATAACACCATTACTGAAGCTTCTTGAGTCAAAAAATGGCTCTTTGCAACATAATGCTGCTTTTGCTCTTTATGGCCTTGCAGAAAATGAG GATAATGTTGCAGATCTTATTAGGGTGGGGGGTGTTCAGAAACTTCAAGATGGTGAATTCATTTTCCAA CCTACTAGAGATTGTGTAGCCAAGACACTGAAAAGAGTCGAAGAGAAGATTAATGGCCGG GTATTAAGTCATTTATCATACTTGATGCGTATGGGAGAAAGAAATGTTCAGAGACGTGTGGCTCTTGCTCTTGCTCATCTTTGTTCTCCAGATGACCAACAAACCATTTTCATTGATAACAACG ATGATCTTGACTACAACTTTCTCTTCCCGCCTCACTCTCCTCGTATATCCACAGGACTTGCATTGCTTCTTGAGCTACTGGAATCAACTGACGCAAAGCATCAAAGAGATAGTTCCATGGCATTATGCAGGTTGGCTAATAAAGCAAGCTCACTTTCTTCAATCGATGCAGCTCCTCCTTCCCCAATACCTCAG GTATATCTGGGGGAGCAGTATGTAAATAATCCTACGTTGTCTGATGTAACATTTCTGGTTGAAG GAAGACGGTTCTATGCACACAGAATTTGTTTGCTTGCTTCTTCCGATGCATTTCGAGCAATGTTCGATGGTGGCTATCGG GAGAGGGATGCCAAAGACATAGAGATCCCTAATATCAGATGGGATGTCTTTGAGCTGATGATGAG ATACATATACACTGGATCTGTAGACGTCAACTTGGAAATAGCACAGGATCTTCTAAGAGCTGCTGATCAGTATTTATTGGAGGGTCTGAAGCGTCTGTGCGAATACGCCATGGTACAG GATATTTCAGTTGAAAATGTATCCCTCATGTTTGAGTTATCGGAGGCATTCAACGCCTCAAATTTAAGAGATGCTTGCATCCTTTACATTTTGGATAAGTACAAGAAATTGTGTGTGATGCCCTG GTACTCGCAGATGGTCCATCGTATTCTACCGGAGACAAGAAGTTACTTTGTGAGAGTGCTTTACCACAGACCTAACCATGCTGAATTAAGAAGATGA
- the LOC125189914 gene encoding antifungal protein ginkbilobin-2-like produces the protein MGILMVAESSADTTITQWRCNADEYSANDAYAANVEYIFSSLVSVTPNVGYYYNTQSPGDTDICYGLATCSAALTNNDCSDCLSAATASAKEICPFKVGAMVHMVDCAVRYENYFFY, from the coding sequence atgggAATATTGATGGTTGCAGAAAGCAGCGCAGACACGACTATAACGCAATGGCGTTGCAATGCGGATGAGTATTCGGCAAACGATGCTTACGCTGCTAATGTGGAATACATTTTTTCAAGTTTGGTGAGTGTGACGCCCAACGTAGGCTACTATTACAACACGCAGTCGCCCGGTGACACCGACATCTGCTATGGCCTGGCCACGTGCAGCGCCGCCCTCACCAACAACGATTGCTCCGACTGCCTCTCTGCCGCCACCGCCTCCGCTAAGGAGATATGCCCCTTCAAAGTTGGCGCCATGGTGCATATGGTCGACTGCGCCGTCAGATATGAGAACTACTTTTTCTACTAG
- the LOC125188887 gene encoding ARM REPEAT PROTEIN INTERACTING WITH ABF2-like isoform X4 translates to MEKQRHNSGKYHREQSSSRRSLKRKLNEERCEDRGCVGGESPVASQQDLMRDIQAQVEILDSVFSASERDRASAKHAIHVLSELAKNEDMVNLIVDYAAVPVLVKHLQAPPPLLMDGEGGSRSYEYEVEKGSAFTLGLLAIKPEHQQLIVDAGALPHLVDLLKRHSDVPNSRVVSGVIRRAADAITNLAHENSSIKIRVRVEGGIPPIVELLKFADSKVQKAAAGALRTLAFKNDENKNQIVECNALPTLILMLRSEDTATHYEAVGVIGNLVHSSPNIKKEVLVAGALQPVIGLLRSCCSESQREAALLLGQFAATDSDCKVHIVQRGSVPPLIEMLHSPDTQLMEMSAFAIGRLAQDPHNQAGIAHSGGITPLLKLLESKNGSLQHNAAFALYGLAENEDNVADLIRVGGVQKLQDGEFIFQPTRDCVAKTLKRVEEKINGRVLSHLSYLMRMGERNVQRRVALALAHLCSPDDQQTIFIDNNGLALLLELLESTDAKHQRDSSMALCRLANKASSLSSIDAAPPSPIPQVYLGEQYVNNPTLSDVTFLVEGRRFYAHRICLLASSDAFRAMFDGGYRERDAKDIEIPNIRWDVFELMMRYIYTGSVDVNLEIAQDLLRAADQYLLEGLKRLCEYAMVQDISVENVSLMFELSEAFNASNLRDACILYILDKYKKLCVMPWYSQMVHRILPETRSYFVRVLYHRPNHAELRR, encoded by the exons ATGGAGAAACAGAGGCACAACTCCGGGAAATACCACCGCGAGCAATCGTCCTCGCGCCGGAGCTTGAAGAGAAAACTCAACGAGGAGCGCTGCGAAGATCGTGGATGTGTCGGCGGCGAATCACCCGTAGCTTCGCAACAAGATCTCATGCGCGATATACAGGCGCAAGTTGAGATCCTCGATTCCGTTTTCTCAGCCTCCGAGCGTGATCGCGCGTCTGCCAAACACGCCATCCACGTCTTGTCAGAGCTCGCGAAGAACG AGGATATGGTGAATTTAATAGTTGACTATGCGGCGGTTCCTGTACTGGTAAAGCATCTTCAGGCTCCACCTCCGCTGTTGATGGACGGGGAAGGTGGTTCTAGGTCATATGAGTATGAAGTGGAGAAAGGAAGTGCTTTCACTCTGGGACTTCTAGCCATTAAA CCAGAGCATCAACAACTAATTGTTGATGCGGGAGCCCTACCCCATCTCGTGGATCTCTTGAAGAGGCATAGTGATGTTCCAAACTCTCGGGTGGTAAGTGGTGTCATCCGGAGAGCGGCTGATGCAATCACTAACCTTGCTCACGAGAATAGCagcattaaaatccgtgttaG GGTTGAGGGTGGCATCCCTCCTATTGTCGAATTGCTTAAGTTTGCTGACTCAAAGGTGCAGAAAGCAGCCGCAGGAGCCCTTCGTACTCTTGCCTTTAAGAATGATGAGAACAAGAATCAG ATTGTGGAATGCAATGCTCTACCTACACTTATTCTAATGCTGCGGTCTGAGGACACTGCTACACACTACGAAGCG GTTGGCGTAATTGGCAACCTGGTCCACTCTTCCCCAAATATTAAGAAGGAAGTTTTGGTTGCTGGAGCCTTGCAGCCTGTCATTGGTTTACTTCG CTCCTGCTGTTCAGAGAGTCAAAGAGAAGCTGCTCTCCTTCTTGGGCAATTTGCGGCAACAGATTCAGACTGTAAG GTCCACATTGTTCAGAGAGGTTCTGTCCCTCCACTCATAGAAATGCTCCACTCCCCAGATACTCAATTGATGGAAATGTCAGCATTTGCCATAGGGAGGTTAGCTCAG GATCCTCATAATCAAGCTGGTATTGCCCACAGTGGTGGAATAACACCATTACTGAAGCTTCTTGAGTCAAAAAATGGCTCTTTGCAACATAATGCTGCTTTTGCTCTTTATGGCCTTGCAGAAAATGAG GATAATGTTGCAGATCTTATTAGGGTGGGGGGTGTTCAGAAACTTCAAGATGGTGAATTCATTTTCCAA CCTACTAGAGATTGTGTAGCCAAGACACTGAAAAGAGTCGAAGAGAAGATTAATGGCCGG GTATTAAGTCATTTATCATACTTGATGCGTATGGGAGAAAGAAATGTTCAGAGACGTGTGGCTCTTGCTCTTGCTCATCTTTGTTCTCCAGATGACCAACAAACCATTTTCATTGATAACAACG GACTTGCATTGCTTCTTGAGCTACTGGAATCAACTGACGCAAAGCATCAAAGAGATAGTTCCATGGCATTATGCAGGTTGGCTAATAAAGCAAGCTCACTTTCTTCAATCGATGCAGCTCCTCCTTCCCCAATACCTCAG GTATATCTGGGGGAGCAGTATGTAAATAATCCTACGTTGTCTGATGTAACATTTCTGGTTGAAG GAAGACGGTTCTATGCACACAGAATTTGTTTGCTTGCTTCTTCCGATGCATTTCGAGCAATGTTCGATGGTGGCTATCGG GAGAGGGATGCCAAAGACATAGAGATCCCTAATATCAGATGGGATGTCTTTGAGCTGATGATGAG ATACATATACACTGGATCTGTAGACGTCAACTTGGAAATAGCACAGGATCTTCTAAGAGCTGCTGATCAGTATTTATTGGAGGGTCTGAAGCGTCTGTGCGAATACGCCATGGTACAG GATATTTCAGTTGAAAATGTATCCCTCATGTTTGAGTTATCGGAGGCATTCAACGCCTCAAATTTAAGAGATGCTTGCATCCTTTACATTTTGGATAAGTACAAGAAATTGTGTGTGATGCCCTG GTACTCGCAGATGGTCCATCGTATTCTACCGGAGACAAGAAGTTACTTTGTGAGAGTGCTTTACCACAGACCTAACCATGCTGAATTAAGAAGATGA
- the LOC125188887 gene encoding ARM REPEAT PROTEIN INTERACTING WITH ABF2-like isoform X3: protein MEKQRHNSGKYHREQSSSRRSLKRKLNEERCEDRGCVGGESPVASQQDLMRDIQAQVEILDSVFSASERDRASAKHAIHVLSELAKNEDMVNLIVDYAAVPVLVKHLQAPPPLLMDGEGGSRSYEYEVEKGSAFTLGLLAIKPEHQQLIVDAGALPHLVDLLKRHSDVPNSRVVSGVIRRAADAITNLAHENSSIKIRVRVEGGIPPIVELLKFADSKVQKAAAGALRTLAFKNDENKNQIVECNALPTLILMLRSEDTATHYEAVGVIGNLVHSSPNIKKEVLVAGALQPVIGLLRYESPAVQRVKEKLLSFLGNLRQQIQTVHIVQRGSVPPLIEMLHSPDTQLMEMSAFAIGRLAQDPHNQAGIAHSGGITPLLKLLESKNGSLQHNAAFALYGLAENEDNVADLIRVGGVQKLQDGEFIFQPTRDCVAKTLKRVEEKINGRVLSHLSYLMRMGERNVQRRVALALAHLCSPDDQQTIFIDNNGLALLLELLESTDAKHQRDSSMALCRLANKASSLSSIDAAPPSPIPQVYLGEQYVNNPTLSDVTFLVEGRRFYAHRICLLASSDAFRAMFDGGYRERDAKDIEIPNIRWDVFELMMRYIYTGSVDVNLEIAQDLLRAADQYLLEGLKRLCEYAMVQDISVENVSLMFELSEAFNASNLRDACILYILDKYKKLCVMPWYSQMVHRILPETRSYFVRVLYHRPNHAELRR from the exons ATGGAGAAACAGAGGCACAACTCCGGGAAATACCACCGCGAGCAATCGTCCTCGCGCCGGAGCTTGAAGAGAAAACTCAACGAGGAGCGCTGCGAAGATCGTGGATGTGTCGGCGGCGAATCACCCGTAGCTTCGCAACAAGATCTCATGCGCGATATACAGGCGCAAGTTGAGATCCTCGATTCCGTTTTCTCAGCCTCCGAGCGTGATCGCGCGTCTGCCAAACACGCCATCCACGTCTTGTCAGAGCTCGCGAAGAACG AGGATATGGTGAATTTAATAGTTGACTATGCGGCGGTTCCTGTACTGGTAAAGCATCTTCAGGCTCCACCTCCGCTGTTGATGGACGGGGAAGGTGGTTCTAGGTCATATGAGTATGAAGTGGAGAAAGGAAGTGCTTTCACTCTGGGACTTCTAGCCATTAAA CCAGAGCATCAACAACTAATTGTTGATGCGGGAGCCCTACCCCATCTCGTGGATCTCTTGAAGAGGCATAGTGATGTTCCAAACTCTCGGGTGGTAAGTGGTGTCATCCGGAGAGCGGCTGATGCAATCACTAACCTTGCTCACGAGAATAGCagcattaaaatccgtgttaG GGTTGAGGGTGGCATCCCTCCTATTGTCGAATTGCTTAAGTTTGCTGACTCAAAGGTGCAGAAAGCAGCCGCAGGAGCCCTTCGTACTCTTGCCTTTAAGAATGATGAGAACAAGAATCAG ATTGTGGAATGCAATGCTCTACCTACACTTATTCTAATGCTGCGGTCTGAGGACACTGCTACACACTACGAAGCG GTTGGCGTAATTGGCAACCTGGTCCACTCTTCCCCAAATATTAAGAAGGAAGTTTTGGTTGCTGGAGCCTTGCAGCCTGTCATTGGTTTACTTCGGTATGAAT CTCCTGCTGTTCAGAGAGTCAAAGAGAAGCTGCTCTCCTTCTTGGGCAATTTGCGGCAACAGATTCAGACT GTCCACATTGTTCAGAGAGGTTCTGTCCCTCCACTCATAGAAATGCTCCACTCCCCAGATACTCAATTGATGGAAATGTCAGCATTTGCCATAGGGAGGTTAGCTCAG GATCCTCATAATCAAGCTGGTATTGCCCACAGTGGTGGAATAACACCATTACTGAAGCTTCTTGAGTCAAAAAATGGCTCTTTGCAACATAATGCTGCTTTTGCTCTTTATGGCCTTGCAGAAAATGAG GATAATGTTGCAGATCTTATTAGGGTGGGGGGTGTTCAGAAACTTCAAGATGGTGAATTCATTTTCCAA CCTACTAGAGATTGTGTAGCCAAGACACTGAAAAGAGTCGAAGAGAAGATTAATGGCCGG GTATTAAGTCATTTATCATACTTGATGCGTATGGGAGAAAGAAATGTTCAGAGACGTGTGGCTCTTGCTCTTGCTCATCTTTGTTCTCCAGATGACCAACAAACCATTTTCATTGATAACAACG GACTTGCATTGCTTCTTGAGCTACTGGAATCAACTGACGCAAAGCATCAAAGAGATAGTTCCATGGCATTATGCAGGTTGGCTAATAAAGCAAGCTCACTTTCTTCAATCGATGCAGCTCCTCCTTCCCCAATACCTCAG GTATATCTGGGGGAGCAGTATGTAAATAATCCTACGTTGTCTGATGTAACATTTCTGGTTGAAG GAAGACGGTTCTATGCACACAGAATTTGTTTGCTTGCTTCTTCCGATGCATTTCGAGCAATGTTCGATGGTGGCTATCGG GAGAGGGATGCCAAAGACATAGAGATCCCTAATATCAGATGGGATGTCTTTGAGCTGATGATGAG ATACATATACACTGGATCTGTAGACGTCAACTTGGAAATAGCACAGGATCTTCTAAGAGCTGCTGATCAGTATTTATTGGAGGGTCTGAAGCGTCTGTGCGAATACGCCATGGTACAG GATATTTCAGTTGAAAATGTATCCCTCATGTTTGAGTTATCGGAGGCATTCAACGCCTCAAATTTAAGAGATGCTTGCATCCTTTACATTTTGGATAAGTACAAGAAATTGTGTGTGATGCCCTG GTACTCGCAGATGGTCCATCGTATTCTACCGGAGACAAGAAGTTACTTTGTGAGAGTGCTTTACCACAGACCTAACCATGCTGAATTAAGAAGATGA
- the LOC125188887 gene encoding ARM REPEAT PROTEIN INTERACTING WITH ABF2-like isoform X1, with protein MEKQRHNSGKYHREQSSSRRSLKRKLNEERCEDRGCVGGESPVASQQDLMRDIQAQVEILDSVFSASERDRASAKHAIHVLSELAKNEDMVNLIVDYAAVPVLVKHLQAPPPLLMDGEGGSRSYEYEVEKGSAFTLGLLAIKPEHQQLIVDAGALPHLVDLLKRHSDVPNSRVVSGVIRRAADAITNLAHENSSIKIRVRVEGGIPPIVELLKFADSKVQKAAAGALRTLAFKNDENKNQIVECNALPTLILMLRSEDTATHYEAVGVIGNLVHSSPNIKKEVLVAGALQPVIGLLRYESPAVQRVKEKLLSFLGNLRQQIQTVHIVQRGSVPPLIEMLHSPDTQLMEMSAFAIGRLAQDPHNQAGIAHSGGITPLLKLLESKNGSLQHNAAFALYGLAENEDNVADLIRVGGVQKLQDGEFIFQPTRDCVAKTLKRVEEKINGRVLSHLSYLMRMGERNVQRRVALALAHLCSPDDQQTIFIDNNDDLDYNFLFPPHSPRISTGLALLLELLESTDAKHQRDSSMALCRLANKASSLSSIDAAPPSPIPQVYLGEQYVNNPTLSDVTFLVEGRRFYAHRICLLASSDAFRAMFDGGYRERDAKDIEIPNIRWDVFELMMRYIYTGSVDVNLEIAQDLLRAADQYLLEGLKRLCEYAMVQDISVENVSLMFELSEAFNASNLRDACILYILDKYKKLCVMPWYSQMVHRILPETRSYFVRVLYHRPNHAELRR; from the exons ATGGAGAAACAGAGGCACAACTCCGGGAAATACCACCGCGAGCAATCGTCCTCGCGCCGGAGCTTGAAGAGAAAACTCAACGAGGAGCGCTGCGAAGATCGTGGATGTGTCGGCGGCGAATCACCCGTAGCTTCGCAACAAGATCTCATGCGCGATATACAGGCGCAAGTTGAGATCCTCGATTCCGTTTTCTCAGCCTCCGAGCGTGATCGCGCGTCTGCCAAACACGCCATCCACGTCTTGTCAGAGCTCGCGAAGAACG AGGATATGGTGAATTTAATAGTTGACTATGCGGCGGTTCCTGTACTGGTAAAGCATCTTCAGGCTCCACCTCCGCTGTTGATGGACGGGGAAGGTGGTTCTAGGTCATATGAGTATGAAGTGGAGAAAGGAAGTGCTTTCACTCTGGGACTTCTAGCCATTAAA CCAGAGCATCAACAACTAATTGTTGATGCGGGAGCCCTACCCCATCTCGTGGATCTCTTGAAGAGGCATAGTGATGTTCCAAACTCTCGGGTGGTAAGTGGTGTCATCCGGAGAGCGGCTGATGCAATCACTAACCTTGCTCACGAGAATAGCagcattaaaatccgtgttaG GGTTGAGGGTGGCATCCCTCCTATTGTCGAATTGCTTAAGTTTGCTGACTCAAAGGTGCAGAAAGCAGCCGCAGGAGCCCTTCGTACTCTTGCCTTTAAGAATGATGAGAACAAGAATCAG ATTGTGGAATGCAATGCTCTACCTACACTTATTCTAATGCTGCGGTCTGAGGACACTGCTACACACTACGAAGCG GTTGGCGTAATTGGCAACCTGGTCCACTCTTCCCCAAATATTAAGAAGGAAGTTTTGGTTGCTGGAGCCTTGCAGCCTGTCATTGGTTTACTTCGGTATGAAT CTCCTGCTGTTCAGAGAGTCAAAGAGAAGCTGCTCTCCTTCTTGGGCAATTTGCGGCAACAGATTCAGACT GTCCACATTGTTCAGAGAGGTTCTGTCCCTCCACTCATAGAAATGCTCCACTCCCCAGATACTCAATTGATGGAAATGTCAGCATTTGCCATAGGGAGGTTAGCTCAG GATCCTCATAATCAAGCTGGTATTGCCCACAGTGGTGGAATAACACCATTACTGAAGCTTCTTGAGTCAAAAAATGGCTCTTTGCAACATAATGCTGCTTTTGCTCTTTATGGCCTTGCAGAAAATGAG GATAATGTTGCAGATCTTATTAGGGTGGGGGGTGTTCAGAAACTTCAAGATGGTGAATTCATTTTCCAA CCTACTAGAGATTGTGTAGCCAAGACACTGAAAAGAGTCGAAGAGAAGATTAATGGCCGG GTATTAAGTCATTTATCATACTTGATGCGTATGGGAGAAAGAAATGTTCAGAGACGTGTGGCTCTTGCTCTTGCTCATCTTTGTTCTCCAGATGACCAACAAACCATTTTCATTGATAACAACG ATGATCTTGACTACAACTTTCTCTTCCCGCCTCACTCTCCTCGTATATCCACAGGACTTGCATTGCTTCTTGAGCTACTGGAATCAACTGACGCAAAGCATCAAAGAGATAGTTCCATGGCATTATGCAGGTTGGCTAATAAAGCAAGCTCACTTTCTTCAATCGATGCAGCTCCTCCTTCCCCAATACCTCAG GTATATCTGGGGGAGCAGTATGTAAATAATCCTACGTTGTCTGATGTAACATTTCTGGTTGAAG GAAGACGGTTCTATGCACACAGAATTTGTTTGCTTGCTTCTTCCGATGCATTTCGAGCAATGTTCGATGGTGGCTATCGG GAGAGGGATGCCAAAGACATAGAGATCCCTAATATCAGATGGGATGTCTTTGAGCTGATGATGAG ATACATATACACTGGATCTGTAGACGTCAACTTGGAAATAGCACAGGATCTTCTAAGAGCTGCTGATCAGTATTTATTGGAGGGTCTGAAGCGTCTGTGCGAATACGCCATGGTACAG GATATTTCAGTTGAAAATGTATCCCTCATGTTTGAGTTATCGGAGGCATTCAACGCCTCAAATTTAAGAGATGCTTGCATCCTTTACATTTTGGATAAGTACAAGAAATTGTGTGTGATGCCCTG GTACTCGCAGATGGTCCATCGTATTCTACCGGAGACAAGAAGTTACTTTGTGAGAGTGCTTTACCACAGACCTAACCATGCTGAATTAAGAAGATGA